From Streptomyces sp. NBC_01460, a single genomic window includes:
- a CDS encoding antitoxin — translation MGFLDNLKAKLAPAKEKVGDLAQQHGGKIDQGLDKAARTVDQRTKGKYSDKIVSGTQKAKDAVDRLGNKNEGGTPPPPPAS, via the coding sequence ATGGGTTTCCTGGACAACCTGAAGGCCAAGCTGGCCCCGGCCAAGGAGAAGGTCGGCGACCTCGCGCAGCAGCACGGGGGCAAGATCGACCAGGGCCTCGACAAGGCCGCCCGCACGGTCGACCAAAGGACCAAGGGCAAGTACAGCGACAAGATCGTGTCCGGCACGCAGAAGGCCAAGGACGCGGTCGACCGCCTGGGCAACAAGAACGAGGGCGGTACACCGCCACCGCCGCCCGCCTCCTGA
- the miaA gene encoding tRNA (adenosine(37)-N6)-dimethylallyltransferase MiaA: MRRAAPAPRVITVVGPTAAGKSDLGVFLAQELGGEVVNADSMQLYRGMDIGTAKLTSPERLGVPHHLLDIWDVTEAASVAEYQRLARAEIDRLLAEGRTPVLVGGSGLYVKGAIDALEFPGTDPEVRTRLEQELTELGSGALHARLAAADPEAARAILASNGRRIVRALEVIEITGKPFTANLPGDEAVYDAVQIGVDVERPELDERISTRVDRMWEAGLVDEVRALEARGLREGRTASRALGYQQVLAALAGECTEGEARTETVRATKRFARRQDSWFRRDPRVRWLSGSEEQRGELPHRALALVERAVTA, from the coding sequence GTGAGAAGAGCAGCTCCCGCCCCGCGCGTCATCACCGTCGTCGGTCCCACCGCCGCCGGGAAGTCCGATCTGGGTGTGTTCCTCGCCCAGGAGCTCGGTGGCGAGGTGGTCAACGCCGACTCCATGCAGCTCTACCGGGGCATGGACATCGGCACGGCGAAGCTGACCTCCCCCGAGCGGCTCGGCGTACCCCACCACCTGCTGGACATCTGGGACGTCACCGAGGCCGCGAGCGTCGCCGAGTACCAGCGGCTCGCCCGCGCCGAGATCGACCGGCTGCTGGCCGAAGGGCGGACCCCCGTCCTGGTGGGCGGCTCCGGTCTCTACGTGAAGGGCGCGATCGATGCCCTGGAGTTCCCGGGCACGGACCCCGAGGTGCGCACCAGGCTCGAACAGGAACTGACGGAGCTCGGCTCCGGCGCCCTGCACGCCCGGCTCGCCGCCGCCGACCCCGAGGCCGCCCGCGCCATCCTGGCGAGCAACGGGCGCCGCATCGTCCGGGCCCTGGAGGTCATCGAGATCACGGGCAAGCCCTTCACGGCCAACCTCCCGGGCGACGAAGCGGTCTACGACGCCGTCCAGATCGGCGTGGACGTCGAACGCCCCGAGCTCGACGAGCGGATCAGCACCCGGGTCGACCGGATGTGGGAAGCCGGCCTGGTGGACGAGGTGCGCGCACTGGAGGCCCGCGGCCTGCGGGAGGGGCGGACCGCTTCCCGGGCGCTCGGCTACCAGCAGGTCCTGGCGGCGCTCGCCGGGGAGTGCACCGAGGGGGAGGCGCGCACCGAGACCGTACGCGCCACCAAACGCTTCGCGCGCCGTCAGGACTCCTGGTTCCGGCGCGACCCGCGCGTCCGGTGGCTGAGTGGCTCCGAGGAACAGCGCGGAGAACTCCCGCACCGGGCGCTGGCGTTGGTCGAACGGGCGGTCACAGCCTGA
- the dapF gene encoding diaminopimelate epimerase — protein sequence MSTSQISFLKGHGTENDFVIVPDPDNALDLPAPVVARLCDRRAGIGGDGLLHVVRSAAHPEARGMAEQAEWFMDYRNADGSVAEMCGNGVRVFAHHLRRAGLVAEGDLAVATRGGVKRVHIAKDGDITVSMGRAELPEDGVTVTVDGRSWAARNVNMGNPHAVAFVDDLAHAGELHGVPPFSPQSVYPDGVNIEFVADRGPRHVAMRVHERGSGETRSCGTGACAVAVAAARRDGVDPALTGAPATYTVDLPGGTLMITEFPDGGIDMTGPAVIVAEGVIDPSWLETMIG from the coding sequence GTGAGCACTTCGCAGATCTCCTTCCTCAAGGGCCACGGAACCGAGAACGACTTCGTGATCGTTCCCGACCCGGACAACGCCCTCGACCTGCCGGCCCCCGTCGTCGCGCGGCTCTGCGACCGCCGGGCGGGCATCGGCGGCGACGGGCTGCTGCACGTCGTGCGGTCCGCGGCACACCCCGAGGCCCGGGGCATGGCCGAGCAGGCCGAGTGGTTCATGGACTACCGCAACGCCGACGGCTCCGTCGCCGAGATGTGCGGCAACGGGGTGCGTGTCTTCGCCCACCACCTGCGGCGCGCCGGTCTCGTCGCCGAAGGCGATCTGGCCGTCGCGACCCGGGGCGGGGTCAAGCGGGTGCACATCGCCAAGGACGGTGACATCACGGTCTCCATGGGGCGTGCCGAGCTCCCCGAGGACGGTGTCACGGTCACGGTCGACGGCCGGAGCTGGGCGGCCCGCAACGTGAACATGGGCAATCCGCACGCCGTCGCGTTCGTCGATGACCTGGCACACGCCGGGGAGCTCCACGGCGTACCGCCGTTCAGCCCGCAGTCCGTCTACCCGGACGGGGTCAACATCGAGTTCGTCGCGGACCGCGGGCCGCGGCACGTCGCCATGCGGGTCCACGAGCGCGGCTCCGGCGAGACCCGCTCCTGCGGCACCGGCGCCTGCGCCGTGGCCGTGGCGGCCGCCCGCAGGGACGGCGTGGACCCGGCGCTGACCGGCGCCCCGGCCACGTACACCGTGGACCTGCCCGGCGGCACCCTGATGATCACCGAATTCCCGGACGGCGGGATCGACATGACGGGGCCTGCCGTGATCGTCGCCGAAGGCGTGATCGACCCCTCCTGGCTCGAAACGATGATCGGTTAG
- a CDS encoding RelA/SpoT family protein, protein MSAEATNPGAPLRKRGRPRIDLRRLGRVALLGPVSRDRLPDAIGHVAEAHRAHHPDAGLSVLRKAYVLAESSHRGQMRKSGEPYITHPLAVTLILAELGAETTTLTASLLHDTVEDTEVTLDQVREEFGDEVCYLVDGVTKLEKVDYGAAAEPETFRKMLVATGNDVRVMSIKLADRLHNMRTLGVMRPEKQARIAKVTRDVLIPLAERLGVQALKTELEDLVFAILHPEEYERTQALISAWESAQDPLTEIADNVRTTLREAGISAEVLIRPRHFVSVHRVRIKRGEMRGTDFGRLLVLVGEDADCYAVLGELHTCFTPVISEFKDFIAAPKFNLYQSLHTAVVGPEGAVAEVLIRTHRMHKVAEAGVVALGNPYTQDGTTTAHQAEPVDGERADPTRPGWLSRLLDWQESATDSDTFWATLRADLAQDREITVFRTDGGRRLGLPAGASCIDAAYAQYGDEAHGCIGARVNGRLATLSTVLNDGDTVQLLLAQDASSGPSPEWLDHARTPAARIAITAWLDAHPDGAQGPQRNRPDAPRPHAQPADEAPGGRGRAAGRAPSVAVDAPGAPVRLAGCCTPVPPDGIVGFTVRGGAVTVHREECPAVTRMRTTGRAAVEARWSDPGDWSGTTDYRVTLVAESFGRPRLLADLTEAIATAEAAIVSATVEPPSEQRVRHTYTLQLPDAAGLPGLMRAMRDVPGVYDVSRAQQPAATG, encoded by the coding sequence ATGAGCGCAGAGGCCACCAATCCAGGTGCTCCCCTTCGCAAGCGCGGTCGTCCACGGATCGATCTGCGCAGGCTGGGCCGTGTCGCCCTGCTCGGGCCGGTCTCCCGTGACCGGCTGCCCGACGCCATCGGGCACGTCGCGGAGGCCCACCGCGCGCACCACCCCGACGCCGGCCTCTCCGTCCTGCGCAAGGCCTATGTCCTCGCCGAGTCCTCCCACCGCGGCCAGATGCGCAAGAGCGGCGAGCCGTACATCACCCATCCGCTGGCCGTCACCCTGATCCTCGCCGAACTGGGCGCGGAGACCACGACCTTGACGGCCTCACTCCTCCACGACACGGTCGAGGACACCGAGGTGACCCTCGATCAGGTGCGGGAGGAGTTCGGCGACGAGGTCTGTTATCTGGTCGACGGCGTCACCAAGCTCGAGAAGGTCGACTACGGCGCCGCCGCCGAGCCCGAGACCTTCCGCAAGATGCTCGTCGCCACCGGCAACGACGTCCGGGTCATGTCGATCAAACTGGCCGACCGGCTGCACAACATGCGGACCCTCGGCGTCATGCGTCCCGAGAAACAGGCCAGGATCGCCAAGGTCACCCGCGACGTCCTCATCCCGCTCGCCGAACGCCTCGGCGTGCAGGCGCTCAAGACGGAGCTCGAGGACCTCGTCTTCGCCATCCTCCACCCGGAGGAGTACGAGCGCACCCAGGCCCTCATCTCCGCCTGGGAGAGCGCGCAGGACCCGCTCACCGAGATCGCCGACAACGTCAGGACGACGCTCCGGGAAGCCGGTATCAGCGCCGAAGTGCTCATCAGGCCACGGCACTTCGTGTCCGTCCACCGGGTACGGATCAAACGCGGCGAGATGCGGGGCACCGACTTCGGGCGGCTGCTCGTCCTGGTGGGGGAGGACGCCGACTGCTACGCGGTCCTGGGCGAACTGCACACCTGTTTCACCCCGGTGATCTCCGAGTTCAAGGACTTCATCGCGGCCCCCAAGTTCAACCTCTACCAGTCGCTGCACACCGCGGTGGTCGGCCCCGAAGGCGCCGTCGCCGAGGTCCTCATCCGGACGCACCGGATGCACAAGGTGGCGGAGGCGGGCGTCGTCGCGCTCGGCAACCCGTACACCCAGGACGGCACCACCACGGCGCACCAGGCCGAACCCGTCGACGGCGAGCGCGCCGACCCCACCCGGCCCGGGTGGCTCTCCCGCCTCCTGGACTGGCAGGAGTCCGCCACCGACTCCGACACGTTCTGGGCCACGCTCCGCGCCGACCTCGCACAGGACCGGGAGATCACCGTCTTCCGCACAGACGGGGGCAGGAGGCTCGGGCTGCCCGCCGGCGCCAGCTGTATCGACGCCGCCTACGCCCAGTACGGCGACGAGGCGCACGGCTGTATCGGAGCCCGTGTCAACGGCCGCCTGGCCACGCTCAGCACCGTACTGAACGACGGCGACACCGTGCAGCTGCTGCTCGCCCAGGACGCCTCGTCCGGCCCCTCCCCGGAGTGGCTCGACCACGCCCGTACCCCCGCCGCCCGGATCGCGATCACCGCATGGCTGGACGCGCATCCCGACGGCGCGCAAGGCCCCCAGCGGAACCGGCCCGACGCACCGCGGCCGCACGCGCAGCCGGCCGACGAGGCGCCGGGCGGCCGGGGCCGGGCGGCCGGCAGGGCTCCGAGCGTGGCCGTCGACGCGCCGGGGGCGCCGGTCCGGCTCGCCGGCTGCTGCACCCCCGTGCCGCCCGACGGCATCGTCGGATTCACCGTGCGCGGCGGGGCCGTGACCGTCCACCGCGAGGAGTGCCCCGCGGTGACCCGGATGCGGACGACCGGCCGGGCGGCCGTGGAGGCCCGCTGGAGCGACCCGGGCGACTGGAGCGGCACCACCGACTACCGGGTCACCCTCGTCGCCGAGTCCTTCGGCCGGCCCCGCCTCCTCGCCGACCTCACCGAGGCCATCGCGACCGCGGAGGCGGCCATCGTCTCCGCGACCGTCGAGCCGCCCAGTGAGCAGCGCGTCCGGCACACCTACACGCTGCAGCTGCCCGACGCGGCAGGGCTGCCCGGCCTCATGCGGGCGATGCGCGACGTACCCGGCGTGTACGACGTGAGCCGGGCCCAGCAGCCTGCCGCGACGGGCTGA
- a CDS encoding M1 family metallopeptidase — MPLTSRRLRAALLATASVTLVAATLPAPEPLGIGDRLFPHLGNPGYDVLAYDISLTYKGSNTKPLDAVTTIDARTTAPLDRINLDFARGAVRSVEVNGLAAEFATAGEDLVVDAPVPLPDGTPVRITVRHTSDPTGDKANGGWVPTADGLAMANQADAAHRVFPGNDHPADKAYFTFRVTAPKQFTVVAGGLPAGQRHHADTTTWTYRTEHPMATELAQVSIGRSAVLHRTGPRGLPVRDVVPAADREKLEPWLKKTPAQLAWMENQVGPYPFETYGLLVADTETGFELETQTLSLFERSLFTGSGYPEWYVDSVMVHELAHQWFGDSVSPRSWSDLWLNEGHATWYEARYAEEHAKKPLERRMREAYARSDTWRAAGGPPARPDVPTPDHKISLFRPVVYDGSALILYALREEIGEAAFDRLERTWVRAHRDGSATTQQFTTLASTIAGRDLTAFFDGWLYGKKTPPMPGHPEWRTDAPRDAAAVRSPARAPKPE, encoded by the coding sequence ATGCCGCTCACCTCGCGCCGACTGCGTGCCGCTCTGCTGGCCACCGCGTCGGTCACCCTCGTCGCCGCCACCCTGCCCGCACCCGAGCCGCTCGGCATCGGCGACCGTCTGTTCCCTCACCTCGGCAACCCGGGCTACGACGTCCTCGCGTACGACATCTCGCTCACCTACAAGGGCAGCAACACCAAGCCCCTCGACGCCGTCACCACCATCGACGCACGGACCACGGCGCCCCTGGACCGGATCAATCTCGACTTCGCCCGCGGCGCCGTACGCTCCGTCGAGGTCAACGGCCTGGCGGCGGAGTTCGCCACCGCCGGGGAGGACCTGGTCGTCGACGCGCCCGTCCCGCTCCCGGACGGGACGCCCGTGCGGATCACCGTCCGGCACACGAGCGACCCCACCGGCGACAAGGCCAACGGCGGCTGGGTCCCCACCGCCGACGGTCTCGCGATGGCGAACCAGGCCGACGCCGCGCACCGCGTGTTCCCCGGCAACGACCACCCCGCGGACAAGGCGTACTTCACCTTCCGGGTGACCGCGCCGAAGCAGTTCACGGTCGTGGCGGGCGGCCTTCCCGCCGGACAGCGGCACCACGCGGACACGACCACCTGGACCTACCGCACCGAGCACCCCATGGCGACCGAACTGGCCCAGGTGTCCATCGGCCGCTCCGCTGTCCTGCACCGCACCGGGCCGCGTGGCCTGCCGGTACGCGACGTGGTGCCCGCGGCCGACCGCGAGAAGCTGGAGCCCTGGCTGAAGAAGACCCCCGCGCAGCTGGCGTGGATGGAGAACCAGGTCGGGCCGTACCCGTTCGAGACGTACGGACTGCTGGTCGCCGACACCGAGACCGGCTTCGAGCTGGAGACCCAGACGCTCTCCCTCTTCGAGCGCTCCCTGTTCACCGGATCCGGATACCCCGAGTGGTACGTCGACTCGGTCATGGTCCACGAGCTCGCCCACCAGTGGTTCGGCGACAGCGTCTCCCCGAGGTCCTGGTCCGATCTCTGGCTCAACGAGGGGCACGCGACCTGGTACGAGGCCCGGTACGCCGAGGAGCACGCGAAGAAGCCGCTGGAGCGGCGGATGCGGGAGGCCTACGCTCGCTCCGACACGTGGCGCGCCGCGGGCGGGCCGCCCGCCCGCCCCGACGTCCCCACCCCCGACCACAAGATCAGCCTGTTCAGGCCGGTCGTGTACGACGGCAGCGCGCTCATCCTGTACGCCCTGCGTGAGGAGATCGGCGAGGCCGCGTTCGACCGCCTGGAGCGGACCTGGGTGCGTGCCCACCGCGACGGGTCGGCGACCACGCAGCAGTTCACCACCCTCGCGTCCACGATCGCGGGCCGGGACCTGACGGCGTTCTTCGACGGCTGGCTCTACGGGAAGAAGACCCCGCCGATGCCCGGCCACCCGGAATGGCGCACCGACGCCCCCCGGGACGCCGCAGCCGTGCGGAGCCCCGCCCGGGCACCGAAACCCGAGTGA
- the hflX gene encoding GTPase HflX, with protein MTSSSSLPQDAQDAQSAPEANSESLTESLRADALMEEDVAWSHEIDGERDGEQLDRSERAALRRVAGLSTELEDVTEVEYRQLRLERVVLVGVWTSGTVHDAEISLAELAALAETAGAQVLDAVFQRRDKPDPATYIGSGKALELRDIVLESGADTVVCDGELSPGQLIHLEDVVKVKVVDRTALILDIFAQHAKSREGKAQVSLAQMQYMLPRLRGWGQSLSRQMGGGGSSGGGGMATRGPGETKIETDRRRIREKMAKMRREIAEMKTGREIKRQERKRNKVPSVAIAGYTNAGKSSLLNRLTGAGVLVENALFATLDPTVRRAETPSGRIYTLADTVGFVRHLPHHLVEAFRSTMEEVGESDLILHVVDGSHPVPEEQLAAVREVIREVGAVDVPEVVVINKADAADPLVLQRLLRTEKHAIAVSARTGAGIDELLALIDAELPRPSVEIEALVPYTQGGLVSRVHAEGEVISEEHTPEGTLLKARVHEELGADLAVFVPAAH; from the coding sequence ATGACCTCCTCTTCTTCCCTTCCCCAGGACGCGCAGGACGCGCAGAGCGCTCCGGAAGCCAACTCCGAGAGCCTCACCGAGAGCCTTCGGGCCGACGCCCTGATGGAAGAGGACGTCGCCTGGAGCCACGAGATCGACGGAGAGCGGGACGGCGAGCAGCTCGACCGTTCCGAGCGCGCGGCCCTGCGCCGTGTCGCCGGTCTCTCCACCGAGCTCGAGGACGTCACCGAGGTCGAGTACCGGCAGCTGCGCCTGGAGCGTGTGGTGCTCGTCGGTGTCTGGACATCGGGGACCGTCCACGACGCGGAGATCTCCCTCGCGGAGCTCGCGGCACTGGCCGAGACAGCCGGTGCCCAGGTGCTCGACGCCGTGTTCCAGCGGCGTGACAAGCCCGACCCGGCCACCTACATCGGTTCGGGCAAGGCGCTGGAGCTGCGTGACATCGTTCTCGAATCCGGGGCCGACACCGTCGTCTGCGACGGTGAGCTCAGCCCCGGCCAGCTGATCCACCTGGAAGACGTCGTCAAGGTCAAGGTGGTCGACAGGACCGCCCTGATCCTCGACATCTTCGCCCAGCACGCCAAGTCCCGCGAGGGCAAGGCGCAGGTGTCGCTGGCACAGATGCAGTACATGCTGCCGCGTCTGCGCGGCTGGGGTCAGTCCCTGTCCCGTCAGATGGGCGGCGGCGGTTCCAGCGGCGGTGGCGGCATGGCGACCCGTGGTCCCGGTGAGACCAAGATCGAGACCGACCGGCGACGGATCCGCGAGAAGATGGCGAAGATGCGCCGGGAGATCGCGGAGATGAAGACCGGCCGCGAGATCAAGCGCCAGGAACGCAAGCGCAACAAGGTGCCCTCGGTGGCGATCGCCGGATACACCAACGCAGGCAAGTCGTCGCTGCTCAACCGGCTCACCGGGGCGGGCGTCCTCGTGGAGAACGCCCTGTTCGCGACCCTCGACCCGACCGTGCGCCGGGCCGAGACACCGAGCGGCCGCATCTACACCCTGGCCGACACCGTCGGCTTCGTGCGGCACCTGCCCCACCACCTGGTCGAGGCCTTCCGCTCCACCATGGAGGAGGTCGGCGAGTCCGACCTGATCCTGCACGTGGTGGACGGCTCGCACCCGGTGCCCGAGGAGCAGCTCGCCGCCGTGCGTGAGGTGATCCGGGAGGTCGGCGCCGTCGACGTGCCCGAAGTCGTCGTGATCAACAAGGCGGACGCCGCGGACCCGCTGGTGCTGCAGCGCCTGCTGCGCACCGAGAAGCACGCGATCGCGGTGTCGGCACGGACCGGCGCGGGGATCGACGAGCTGCTCGCGCTCATCGACGCCGAGCTGCCGCGGCCGTCCGTGGAGATCGAGGCGCTCGTGCCGTACACCCAGGGCGGGCTGGTCTCCCGGGTGCACGCCGAGGGCGAGGTGATCTCCGAGGAGCACACCCCGGAGGGCACGCTGCTCAAGGCACGCGTCCACGAGGAGCTCGGAGCGGACCTCGCGGTCTTCGTCCCGGCTGCCCACTGA
- a CDS encoding trypsin-like serine peptidase, protein MRPIDTARRGGSVRRTPRVFAAAALAAVLTLTATACGPEEDGAAGEPSSSTGQASDGKVVIPDDLKDRLKEHGIDLENWRDGEWKNWDRDKWLREAKDYVNPIIEDLWNPDRMREADKPPENPVDNDISGDEGVTDPTPAPVEAANLRAPYHASAPTSGKLLFDGPEGSMVCSATVVQDPAHPGKSNMVWTAGHCVHAGKNGGWYRNIAFVPSYNDSGLSTAELENASKEQIAPYGVWWGQWAQTSDQWINQGAATGGQGAPYDFAVLQVAPEKGSTGKSLEETVGSALPVDFDAPAVPQIDSMTATGYPAAPPYDGQKALQCTDGPGRLAVFEAQPTMYRIGCTMTGGSSGGGWVAKGQDGKPALVSNTSIGPVTAGWLAGPRLGKEAKGVYDAVSKKYAGR, encoded by the coding sequence ATGCGCCCGATCGACACCGCACGCCGTGGGGGGAGCGTCCGTCGCACCCCCCGGGTTTTCGCCGCAGCCGCCCTCGCCGCTGTCCTGACGCTCACCGCCACGGCCTGCGGGCCGGAGGAGGACGGCGCGGCCGGCGAGCCGAGCAGCTCCACCGGCCAGGCCTCCGACGGGAAGGTCGTGATCCCGGACGACCTCAAGGACCGTCTCAAGGAGCACGGGATCGACCTCGAGAACTGGAGGGACGGCGAGTGGAAGAACTGGGACAGGGACAAGTGGCTGCGTGAGGCCAAGGACTACGTCAACCCGATCATCGAGGACCTCTGGAACCCGGACCGGATGCGGGAGGCGGACAAGCCCCCGGAGAACCCCGTCGACAACGACATCTCCGGCGACGAGGGCGTGACGGACCCGACCCCCGCCCCGGTCGAGGCGGCGAACCTGCGGGCGCCGTACCACGCCAGCGCGCCGACGTCCGGCAAACTGCTGTTCGACGGACCCGAGGGGTCGATGGTCTGCTCGGCGACCGTGGTGCAGGACCCGGCCCACCCGGGCAAGTCCAACATGGTGTGGACCGCCGGGCACTGCGTGCACGCGGGCAAGAACGGCGGCTGGTACCGCAACATCGCCTTCGTCCCGTCGTACAACGACAGCGGCCTGTCGACGGCGGAGCTGGAGAACGCCTCGAAGGAGCAGATCGCTCCGTACGGCGTGTGGTGGGGCCAGTGGGCGCAGACCTCCGACCAGTGGATCAACCAGGGTGCCGCGACCGGAGGTCAGGGCGCCCCGTACGACTTCGCGGTCCTTCAGGTCGCTCCCGAGAAGGGGTCGACGGGCAAGTCCCTGGAGGAGACCGTCGGTTCGGCGCTCCCCGTCGACTTCGACGCCCCGGCCGTCCCGCAGATCGACAGCATGACGGCGACGGGCTACCCGGCCGCCCCGCCCTACGACGGCCAGAAGGCCCTCCAGTGCACCGACGGGCCGGGACGCCTCGCCGTGTTCGAGGCGCAGCCGACGATGTACCGCATCGGGTGCACGATGACCGGTGGTTCCTCGGGCGGCGGCTGGGTCGCGAAGGGCCAGGACGGTAAGCCCGCCCTCGTCTCCAACACCTCCATCGGCCCGGTGACGGCGGGCTGGCTGGCCGGCCCCCGGCTGGGCAAGGAGGCCAAGGGCGTCTACGACGCGGTCAGCAAGAAGTACGCGGGGCGGTAG
- a CDS encoding diaminobutyrate--2-oxoglutarate transaminase family protein, whose amino-acid sequence MAVTEPAPVALPPAHEGILRRQALRESAARTYARSLPIVPVRARGMTIEGADGRRYLDCLSGAGTLALGHNHPVVLEAIRKVIDSGAPLHVLDLATPVKDAFTTELFSTLPRELADDARVQFCGPAGTDAVEAALKLVRVASGRSGLLAFTGAYHGMTAGALAASGGATDVGVTRLPFPHTYRCPFGAGGEHGAELAARWTEYLLDDPKGGVPAPAGMILEPVQGEGGVNPAPDGWMRRMREITQERSIALIADEVQTGVGRTGTFWAVEHSGVVPDVMVLSKAIGGSLPLAVIVYRSALDLWRPGAHAGTFRGNQLAMAAGAATLAYVRENQLAERAGTLGARMLARLQALSADHPSIGDVRGRGLMIGIELVDPEAEPLTVTDEKRSAPPPDPALAAAVQQECLHRGLIVEVGGRHSAVVRLLPPLTLTDEQAVAVVDRLADALRAAERSPYRRAAAGQTR is encoded by the coding sequence GTGGCCGTGACCGAACCAGCTCCGGTGGCACTTCCCCCCGCGCACGAGGGGATCCTGCGGCGTCAGGCGCTGCGTGAATCGGCCGCCCGCACCTATGCGCGGTCCCTGCCGATCGTGCCCGTGCGCGCGCGGGGCATGACCATCGAGGGCGCCGACGGCCGACGCTATCTCGACTGTCTGTCAGGGGCGGGCACACTCGCGCTCGGTCACAACCACCCCGTGGTGCTCGAGGCCATCAGGAAGGTCATCGACTCGGGCGCGCCGCTGCACGTGCTCGACCTCGCCACACCCGTCAAGGACGCCTTCACGACCGAGCTGTTCTCCACACTGCCGCGGGAGCTGGCGGACGACGCCCGCGTCCAGTTCTGCGGTCCGGCGGGCACGGACGCCGTCGAGGCGGCACTCAAGCTCGTGCGGGTGGCGAGCGGGCGCAGTGGGCTCCTCGCCTTCACCGGCGCGTACCACGGCATGACCGCCGGTGCCCTGGCCGCCTCGGGAGGCGCCACGGACGTGGGGGTGACGAGGCTCCCCTTCCCGCATACGTACCGCTGCCCCTTCGGAGCCGGCGGGGAGCACGGCGCGGAGCTCGCCGCACGGTGGACGGAGTACCTCCTGGACGATCCCAAGGGCGGTGTGCCCGCGCCGGCCGGCATGATCCTGGAGCCGGTCCAGGGCGAAGGCGGGGTGAACCCCGCCCCGGACGGGTGGATGCGCCGGATGCGGGAGATCACCCAGGAGCGTTCGATCGCGCTGATCGCGGACGAGGTGCAGACCGGCGTCGGCAGGACCGGCACGTTCTGGGCGGTCGAGCACAGCGGGGTCGTGCCCGACGTCATGGTGCTCTCGAAGGCGATCGGCGGCTCGCTGCCCCTCGCGGTGATCGTCTACCGCTCCGCGCTCGACCTCTGGCGGCCGGGGGCACACGCCGGTACCTTCCGGGGCAACCAGCTGGCCATGGCGGCCGGTGCCGCGACTCTCGCGTACGTACGGGAGAACCAGCTCGCCGAACGCGCGGGGACGCTGGGCGCGCGGATGCTCGCCAGGCTCCAGGCGCTGAGCGCCGACCACCCGAGCATCGGTGACGTCCGGGGCCGTGGCCTGATGATCGGCATCGAGCTCGTGGACCCCGAGGCCGAGCCGCTCACCGTCACCGACGAGAAGCGCTCCGCTCCGCCGCCCGACCCCGCCCTCGCCGCGGCGGTGCAACAGGAGTGCCTGCACCGCGGTCTCATCGTCGAAGTCGGCGGACGGCACAGCGCCGTGGTCCGTCTGCTGCCTCCCCTCACTCTCACCGACGAGCAGGCGGTGGCGGTCGTCGACCGCCTCGCCGACGCGCTGAGAGCCGCCGAGCGTTCTCCGTACCGCCGGGCGGCTGCCGGGCAGACCCGCTGA